CCACTGCGCACATTTCGGAAGCGGAACGACAGTGCGAGGAACATTTCCGGAATCACGTTCAACGCACCCACGAAGGGCGATACATGGTCGCTCTCCCATTCAACGAGACGACTCCTTCGCTTGGATCCTCCAGAGCCATGGCGATGAAACGACTAACATCTCTCTGCCGTCGGTTCCAACGAGATAAGCGTTTCGAAGCCGATTATCATGCCGTAATGCAGGAATACTTGGCATTAGGGCACATGACGAAGGTTACCTCGGGCTACTGCACGGACGACGGATATTTTCTGCCACATCATGGCGTGATCAAGGAGTCCAGCCAAACCACGAAACTCCGAGTCGTGTTCGACGGATCGGCCCCAACCACCACCGGAGTTTCATTAAACGACGTACTTCATACGGGACCGAAACTACAGGATGATTTATTTCTCATCCTCTTAAGATTTCGATCTCACCAATACGTCATTACAGGCAATGTCGAAAAAATGTATCGCCAATTTCTTGTGCGCCCGGAGGATCGGAAATTTCAACAAATCCTGTGGCGCAATGCTGATGGAGAAGTTGACACTTATCAACTCAACACCGTGACATTCGGGCTCTCAGCTGCCCCTTATCTAGCCATCCGCTGCCTCAAGCAACTGGCGGACGACGAGGGACATCGATATCCACGAGCGGCGACAGTCTTACAGCGAGACTTCTACGTCGACGATGTTCTCACAGGAGTCGATACAAGGGTCGAGGCACAATCATTGAGAACGGAGCTCACAGAACTGCTCAAGCTAGCCGGTTTGAACATTCGGAAATGGGCATCGAACGACCGGGAACTGCTACGAGGACTTCCCGAGACGGACATAAACCATAAGCTGCTACTAGGCGAATCGCAAACCTTCAAGACACTGGGTGTTGTTTGGAATTCCTTCGACGATTCGATCCTATACTCTGTCAAAATCAATAATGCCGACTCTCGAATTACGAAGAGAACAATCAGCTCCGAAATCGCCAAGATCTACGACCCTCTCGGATTGCTGGCACCAGTAATTGTTCGAGCTAAGATGTTGCTCCAGCGACTCTGGACACTAAAAATTGATTGGGACGAATCCTTACCGGCTGACGTGCACACGGAATGGAGCAAATATTACGCACAGCTGCCATTATTGAATAACGTGGAGTTTCCACGTAAAACGATAATCAATCCCGCAGCGGAAATTGAGTTACACGGGTTCTGTGACGCCAGCGAAAGGGCATATGGAGCATGCGTATACCTTCGCACTATCACCCTGGATGGTCATGTCTGTACACGTCTCCTCACTGCGAAGTCGAAGGTAGCTCCGCTCAAGTCACTAACCATTCCAAGGCTGGAACTGAGCGGAGCACTCCTTCTCGCGTCACTAGCCAACACGGTCCTCCAAGCCTTGACAATCAACATTGCTCGGACCGTTTATTGGACTGACTCCACAATCGTTCTACATTGGATCAACACATCACCCCACACGCTGAAAACCTTCGTCGCTAACCGTGTGACAGAAATCCAACGGAAGACTCACGCCTCAGATTGGCGCCACACCCCCACTACCGACAACCCGGCAGATCTCATATCTCGAGGCCAACTACCCGAAGACTTCCTGAAACCAACCATTTGGCAACACGGACCAGAGTGGCTTCAACAACCTGAAGAATACTGGCCAGCGTGGAACCCAGTACCGTTGAACGAAACACCGGAGCAGAAAAAGGCAACCTGTCTGTCCGCGACTCCGGCGGACCACAGCATACTGGGGAGATTCTCCTCTTGGCCCAAGCTTATAAGAATTGCCGCTCGGTGCCTTCGATGGAGATAAGCCCGGGATCGAGGCAAACCTCTGACCATGCACGAGTTGACCAATGCACATAACCGATTAATCAAACTATTGCAAGCTTGTTATTTTTCAGACGAAATCCGTGCTCTCCGGACAGACAGAAATTCGGCAGTGAAGGGGAAACTCCAAAGACTCAATCCATTTCTGGACAAGGACGGGATGCTGCGCGTCGGAGGCCGACTCAGTCATTCACCAATGCCTTTCCACCAGAAGCATCCAATAATTCTACCCAAATCCTCAGTCACCGCGCTCATAATCGAGCATGAACACCTCCTAAATCTCCACTCCGGAACTCAAGCTACCTTGTACGCCCTAAGGAGATCTTATTGGCCTATCGACGGCCGCAGTCAAGTTTGGAGCACGCTGAAGAAGTGCGTCCGTTGCTGCAGAGCCAATCCCCCTCCAGTGGATTACATAATGGGCGACCTTCCAGCTGCACGGATCACAGAGTCTCGGCCATTTACCAACGTCGGAATCGACTACTGCGGACCGTTTTACATCAAGGAACGAAGGGATCGCAACCGACGCAAAATCAAGGTATACGTAGCAATCTTTGTGTGTCTTGCAGTCAAGGCAGTCCACATCGAGTTGGTCAGCGATCTCACCAGCGAGGCTTTCATTTCCGCTCTGCGAAGATTCATCGCTCGCCGCGGATTCTGTGTGACAATCTACTCCGACAACGGTACCAACTTCGTTGGTGCCAACAACGAATTACGAGAACTCCGAAATCTCCTGCAATCCGACGATCACAAGGCACAGGTCCAGTCCTTTTTAGCCGACCGACGGATCGAATGGCACTTCATCCCTCCCAACTCTCCTCACTTCGGCGGGTTGTGGGAGGCTGCAATGACGTCTTTCAAACGACATCTCAGACGTGTCGTCGGTAACGAGCTCTTGACCTTCGAAAACCTTAACACCCTCATCATCGAAATCGAGTCTATCCTCAACTCCGGTCCGCTGACGCCGATATCTTCAGACCCAAACGATCTCCTCGTTCTCACTCCCGGCCATTTCCTCATCGGAGATTCACTAACAAGTTTCCGAGaacgagatttcagggacacgCCATCCAACCGTCTCTCCTGCTGGCAACACATTCAGAAACTCAAACAACATTTCTGGCGCCGGTGGCATCGAGAGTATCTCAACGAGCTACACATCCGGAACAAATGGAGCAAGGGCAGTCACGACATACGAGAAGGCACCATCGTCcttctcagagaagacaacgtcCCCCCGATGCAATGGCCATTGGGCAGAATCATCAAGGCCCAACTCGGCGCGGACGGCATCATACGCACGGCTATCGTTCGAACAGCGACGAGTACCCTCGAACGGAGCATCAAGCGGATGGTACCACTACCGAGCAGAACGACTCCAGACGACTCCGAACCAATCAACAGCCCGAAGTCTGATAAGAGATCCACCTGACAACAGCCTACCATATCACTTgatcggtgccctctcaacggggggaggatgttacgtcgcgtaacacgcCACATGGCCGAGGCCATGCACcgggcaatgtggcaaccagatgtcttcgggtactcgcagcgtatcctccatagttttaAACACCGTCCAtcaatctcatagatttcctagaaaaggtccttgaaacaaaacaaatatctggttccgaagaatttctaaacactaatgtctaccacggctggacaagggaaagctggtttttctcacgcacgctgcaactttcctcccactaaccactttctctcgagggcggttaagacccttcgtttaaccaattaaaaacgaagcctattccctcactctcctatataacatcggcaccaacaaatccgatggtcccgtgcgctagacacacccatccttagttttcctccgacacatcatcgtctcccaagacttactgatttcacatccttcgaaaggtcaacatccttcgagcgggtatacacacccgcagatcagtcactcactcatctcgtacatacgcaccagtgtaactatcctcgttataagttgtggaataaacggtgaaatataacttactactgtgtcatatttaatcaaccacctctgttatcttaaccgaaacaggggaacgactacttcgcggcgtcgattcaccgaatcgtagcgagaatttacgcctctcgctgacgcgttttcctcgcgaccgcgtctctccgcgaacggtcgtaacaagcatatctctaaaaatattatgaactgaTGTCCTGCCTGATGTTTGGAACTTGCATTTATTTCGCTCCAAACTGTCCCATTGGGCCCAGTTTTGATACGTTCGTTCTCTACATCAATTTGACCCTTTGCTGTCAAcgataatttctttcctttttgcccTTACGTAaatgcttatttataatattcaactcTGATTCGGTTGTAAATAGTTTTTCACGTGCTCTCACGCCGTTTTCAGTTGCTGAAGTTTCTTGTTCATCGCACACTGAACAGTTTTCTTCTACGTcagttattttctttttataattttttttcgaaaacttttGACATTTCTAgggtaaatatttatcacagaataataccatgtatggaatacaaaattattgtcaaatttgATATGCTTTACTTTTTCTTCTATAACAACTTTACGCAAAACGCTCTGAGATGCTCTCTGTCTGAGTTTTAAAGATAACAAGTTTAGATGTCGACTAATTGACTAACAAACTGAGATTCTGGTCGAAAGGACGATAGCAAGTAAGAATATGGTCTGTGACGGcgatatttatacgaaaatattgatGGGTGCTGGCCGTTCTCCACTAAGGGTTACTCGAGGGTGGAGTTGGGAAAGCTTTCCCGTGTTTTATCTCAGTGACCAATAACCCTGAGAAACTTctcgacttttaaaatgtttgtagCAATGGActgtaaaaaatgctaaatgtTATGGCGGTTCCTTAAGATTATTATGGGCCGGAGTTGATATGTCTTGGCAGCTGGTGGCCATCTTGATCGAGGGGTGGATTATGTTTTATGACAAGATCACGGGTGTAACAGCTgttgttatttgttattattgattTTGTTTTGTCATTTGACCTTGAGATAGCCTTTTCTTTGTACTGATTGCATTTACTttaaaaataactaaaatattttctcgggcagtcaaaatgaccggtCATGGTAGGCAAGGCAGAGTATAAATTTTTCtcagaaaataaaagagcaaactaaaagtaaataccgaaaaatatattgtatgcaAGTTTTAGGAAAAGTCAGAAATTATGAAGCGATATGATAAAGTTTAAATATGGTTAACTTTGTGTAGAAGTTCGAGAGCGGTCAATTTAACCGCCGCTGGTAGGTTTTGTGTTAAAGATCGTTAAGTAAAATCTCAAAGTAATGcataatttattaaaagaatactaattatgagaagaaaaaagatcgtGAAGACCGCCAATAGTAACAGAGCAGAAGAAACGGGTCATTATACTTGTTGCTTCAAATTCGACATTAATATCACGTGAAATTGCTCGCAATGCGCGTGTTATTCCAAATATCAAAAGTGTCCTCCGCGTCCTTCAGAAGTGTAAGTTTATTTAACGATTAAAAATGAAGCAAAAGCCTGCGCCAACAAAACAACATAAATGTCAACGGTTAACATTCACAAATGTACGTGTTCACTGGAAGAAGAAATGAAAACGTATTTTAGTTACTGAggaaaaaaatttaatatggGTGTCCTTGATGGATTTTAATTCTATTACCGTGActtagaaaaaggaagaatggtGAAAAAGCGACGACAAATGGACAACAGTGACATGATGCCGAATCGATTCAAAGAGAAAATGAATGGCCAAAGAAAATGGTACATAAATAAATTTGGTCTTAGAACAAATCAATAAATGCGTTCTATGTATTATCAAACACAAGTTTATCTTCCAGTGTGACAATACTGTCGTTCATCGAGCTAAGGTTGTAGAAACATTTCTTGCAAGAGAAAATATATCAGTCTACACGCTTTCCAGATttgaatataattgaaaattgttGGGGAAAGAATGGAAAACAATAcgataatattcaataattaaaggaatctattacagtagaataaaaatataaaaataataatttgtcccagaatatcatttaaaaattatacatattctGACCACACGTTATTCATTTTATGTTAATCATGATGTAAATTCTCTTTTTgggaaaagtataaaaataaatacatttaaatAGACAAATAGATTTTGTTAATGTGCTATCATTTGAATATTGGAGAAAACAACTACATATTTAGTAACAGATTCCTTTTTCCTACGTCGTCATATTTAAATTGCAATATTTGTTACATTTACAAACATCTTAAGTTGTCTCTGAGAATATAAAAATAGCACACATGTATTATCATTTTGTCCGGGATTGTACTAATGGTATTACATTACTTGAACACAAAGTAATAGGTTTCCGATGTTTCCAAAACAATCAGTCAATATAGTTAATTTCTTCCATTGCTCCGTCGAATGTGAAAGTACATTGTTACGTTTGGCGACTCTCTGCATTGACCAGGCTACTGGTAACATCAACTAAATCTCAATCCACAACAGAGACCAAGCCGAGAGCAAGATGACATCCAGATGTCTACGCATCCTTACTACGTACCcccaatagtcttaaggactcaccaataaatcttggcattttcatagttaaggtccttcagaccaaaAACAAACATCTTCTATTTCCAGTGTTCTTTACATTTTTGTTTACTACGAGAAgatacgggaaagttagttttctcacatTCGGTAttttccgttagcaactttctctcaagggtggctaagacccttcctagtccaccaggGTTCGTGTGCTCCAATCAAAAGCAATGTCCATCGCCCTTGCTTTACTAACCAAAATTGTCCTTAACGAATCAGCTCATCTCGTGGCCtcagacacacccacccctagctttcctccgctacAACATCGTCACTAAACATAACTCAGTCTCTAAAATAGTCAACATCTTTTTTACCGAGTTTCTACCATTAGATAGTCatgtacttaacgtatcagtgtaactaggttttacataaagttgttggaatgaattgtgatttatgtgtgttaattcaatgtgtatttcattgtgattgctgaattcataataaagattaataaaagcaaaatagatagttgtgttacgactcagctattttattttatcatccaactttcaagtttacgtgacactaCACACAGCGGagaagatttttttttatttacaagtactttacaatcaattctcgcattgagaattttgagtAAGTTTCTCtagcgtggcgcagtgacatgactaattatttatattctagTACTTAGGTCTAAAGGATATTGTTAtatcagcctgcggatctggtccgacgtattaagtaatttagtaattagggggtttcgatggttgttaactcttatgATATATCTATTACTACACTttgttatttcttctttgactgtgggtatcttgaggtcgcgatttATTGCTTCGTTGATAACATACCAGGGTGCAtgtattaaggatcttagagttttcgattggaagcgttgaagtatttcaatgttggaattacttgctgttccccatagttgaattccgtaggtccagacaggttttattataGTCTTATAGAGCGTAATTTTGCTCTGCGTGCTTAAGTTGGAACGTCGGCCAAtgagccagtagaattttttaagTTTAGCCTTGAATTGCTTCGATTTGTCTATGATGTGTTGTTTCCATGTCATTCTCCTGTCCAGGGTTATGCCCAGATATCTGATTGAATCCTTGTTAGGAATTGTTATATTGTTAATGGTCACCCGAAGGCAGGTTTGCTTTcgcagcgtgaaggttacatgtgtggatttattttcgttaatttttaagCCTCAATTGTGgaaccacttttccatagagTCGAGACCTTGCTGGAGAGTGGAGGATGTAATTATCGGGTCTGCGTGGGatgctaatagcgctgtgtcatCAGCAAATGCCACTATATTTATCTCTGTTAAAATTGGtaaatcggcagtgtagatggagaacaGCAGGGGTTCGAGGACACTACCTTAGGGGATGCCAGCTTCTATTGGAAATGTTGCGGTTATAGCGTCTAagtatttaaccatgaattgtctattgatTAGGTAGgactttaggatggagtagtaggtgtGTGATAGGATTTTctttagtttgaacaaaagtCCTTCATGCCACATTTTGTCGAGTGCCTGTTGAATGTCTAGGAATACCGCAGAGcagtattttttttcttttctaagttTTGGCTGATATTATGTGTTATTCGATGAATTTGCTCTATCGTAGAATGTTGCTTCCGAAAACCGAATTGATGATCTGGCAATGTTTTCAAATCCTCTAAGAGTGGAAGCAGTCCgttagcatcttctcgaatagttttgaCAAAGTAGGTAGAGGactaattgggcgataggagctagtTTCGTGTATTGGTTTTCCCGGTTTAGGGATGAGAGTAATGAGTGATATTTTCCCGGACTTAGGATAGTATTCAAGGCGAAGAATTGCATTAAAAATTGATGTGATGAGTGCATtaccttttatgggaagttccttgattgctttaatACATATTTGGTCATGCCCCGATGCTTTCCTGCGATTTCGGCGACGGATTAATTCTGTAACTTCTAGAGAAGTGAAAGGTTCAATAAGAGGAGACATTTGAAAGTGCGAGTGCAGGTATTCAGTTATTTCCGCGGCAGTTTTGGAGGAATGAGGTTTAAATACGTTAGATAGGTGATTACCAAACAGgttggctttttctatagggctacgcgcacatccaccttgcggacagcgaattggagggattatttgcgggggacacgtgagtttcctggaagccttctatagtgagtagttggcttTAGCTGTGGGAGACAGATTGGCGAGACATTTTTGGAAACAGTCATTTTtatagtttctaataattttgattaaattCCCAGTTGCGttatttagtttgcgtttgtcgtCGGGTGTTCTATGactctgccatactcttctaaGTCTACGTTTCTCTgcgattttttttaatatgtgaTGGAGGTATTCATGTTTATTGATAGAAGTCTTAGTAAGTGTGGAAGAGCGgatagcgtttattatgctggtgtttaagtattccgtgacTGTTTCAATACCTTCATTTGTTTTTAGGGAAATTAAAGCTGATGTTGAAtgattaaagacttctctaaagagttGCCTGTTGGTGAGTTGGTTATGAATAAAGCCATTATGTGGATTTTCAATAATTGTTGAGCTAATTGTTGCAATAACGGGGGAATGATCTGAAGAGAGTTtcgccgaggagttgatttggacatatcttggcgagatatttttagttacaaAGAAGTCAAGTAAATtaggtattttgttagtgtcagtgggccagtatgttggttcatatgtggtgaggtagCTGAGTCTATTGGTGTTTACTGTGAtaagtctgctgccccattggggaTGTTTGGCGCTATAGtttcctccagctatgaatttATTGCTCAGAGCATCAAGGAAGTTATCACAGTCTTCTTTAAAAATGGAGCGTCTAGGAGGACAATATACTGttgaagtggtgattgtaccatggCAATCTTCTATCTCTACGTTTGTAGCTTGGAGGTAGTACTTCTGAAACGATGGAAGCTCATAATGCTCAATGCTGGTTTTGATAATAATTTCGATGCCGCCGTGGGCCTCTCCACTGGGATattgggtatggtagaagttATAACTGTTTATTTTCAGATAATTTTTGTCAGTGAAGAGAGTTTCAGATATGAGCATTACGTTAATTTGCTGTTGTTTTAAGAAGAGTCCTAGTTCGTATTTGTGTTGAGCTAAAACGTTggcattccaaagagctatgcgaattggttttattttgcgtcggggcgtattaatttacCCATAATGAGTGTTAATAATGATAGTAAGTTATTAACTTGTTCTGATTGTTtcttgattaatttttcgagtcTAGAGAAGTTATCCGTGTTTTGTGAACTGGGAACACTATTTTGAGAATGGTCACTATGGATTTTCGGATTGTTTTGATTTCCTTGAACTGCCTGGGCATAGAAGATTGAAGGGGTAGAGAATTTCTGAGGACTGAGTACTTGGTTGGTTATCTCCTTGACTCTGAGTTTAGGATACTTATTTTTGTACAAGGTCTTCTCGGCTGAGCAACCTTTATAGTTCGCAGGATGCTCTCCTTGACAGAGGATGCACTTCGCAGAAGTTTCTGGAGATTTAGTGCACTGATCAGTAAatacctgcacatttaacgcagcggaaattATGGTTGCAATATTTCTGCgtgtgaccgtacctttggcaccttttacaTTGCACAatctctttttttataaaaggaggttcgaattttactactGAGTTCATTAGTCGATTGATGTTGTAAATTTGTTTATTGTTTGGCTTTTGTTTTAGGCCAATGAGGAATAAGGATAGCGGGTTTTTCGAGATTCTATGCCTTATGTTGTTAATGTTTGTTACTTCATGGCCATGATTTAGAAGTTCGAACTTCAGTTCGTCTAAGTTAGCTGACTGGTGGATGTTGCGTAGTACCACACGAAAAAGTCTTTCTCGTTTGAGTTGATATGTGTGGAAGTTTGCGTTCAAGGTTTTTAGTAACTTTGTTAGTTTTCTATAGGAGTCTGGGTTAGTCGGCAGAATTTTAACTtggttattatttatttttagtttgtatCCTCTTGTTGTTTGTATCCTCTTTGTTGATATCTCTCTCAATGGACTTTATCATTTTTTGAATGTCGATGACATCATCAATGAAGATAGGTGGGGGAGGGGGATTTTTTGTGTATGTTGATTAGTTAGTGTTTCAGCCACGTCCATGGAGTCATTTGTGGATTCTAATATTGCGAATCTATTGTAAATGGTTATACGGTCTGTTGACGATTCGTTCTGGCTAGTGTTTGCGTTTATTTTAACTGTTTCTAGCTTacgtttttttattttgttagtgTCGTTGGAAGGAGGAATATATTGTCCTTTTGCCGCGGAGGAAATAGAGCGGTGCAGTTATGGTTTTGCTCAAGAGAGCCTGATCGAGATACTTGGGCCATCTTCGAGCTACTTAATTCAATTTGAAATAACTAGTCGAGAGGCTTAAAAAATCAGGTTCccatttaaacattttaatacaACGTTCACAGATCATTGCCTGATAAGTGCAAAGCCAAATAGGCAAGAGTATAGTATATCACTCTCGACATACAATTTTTGTCTTAAACATTTTTTCGTGGTGtttatttttcgaaatatttcagcGTTTCGAGGTAAACCTGAAACGTTGTATAAGGTACAAAAGTTGTTATTATATTGTGTTTCTTAAGAACAtatgataattatataatatgaatatgaaAATATCAGCAATTGCTtatatatgaattttaatttctttaaagtGAGAGAGTATGTAAGTAAAAGAAAACAATTCACTTATgacttttattaaaataaattctctctGCATCAATCCAAATTTGTTATTtctttgtaattgtatattagtCAGTTCATCATATGTTTATATTgcagaattttaaataaaatacatttataattGCAGTCTAATCTTCAATCAACTTTCTGTAAAGATTATTACATATAAAAGTAATTGATTGATTGTTCTTTAGATTTTtgtgttatattttaataaagcaTAAACTTGTTAATTACGAAAATAgcaaaagaaattattaaattattgaaCATGACTTAAGCTACAGTCGCCTCAGAAAGTAAATTAACAGTcttacatttaaatatttagcAGACGCGTTAATTTACTTTCTAGGCAACTGTATATGATAAAACTAATAAAATTTCTGAAGTTCTGGTGTAAACTTATTGCATAAATTCTTTTCATACTTTTAATAACTAGATTTTTTGTACAATTTAATTGGAATGaaaaatatcgttaaaatacTCGTAAATATCGTACAAacactatatttatattttatttgtgatATTTTAAATACACATAGGCTCTAATGAGGAGTACAAATTGCTAGAAAGAAGATGAAAACTTCCAAAACTGAAAGTTTGTAACAAATAAtaagaattattttaaatatatacaatacTATAAAATCGTAATAAGTTAATTGTCCAATATATAAGACCTAAGTAACGTTATATTTTTTCTACTTATTATTACatagaaacaatatttttt
Above is a genomic segment from Bombus vancouverensis nearcticus chromosome 1, iyBomVanc1_principal, whole genome shotgun sequence containing:
- the LOC117162012 gene encoding LOW QUALITY PROTEIN: uncharacterized protein LOC117162012 (The sequence of the model RefSeq protein was modified relative to this genomic sequence to represent the inferred CDS: substituted 1 base at 1 genomic stop codon), with the protein product MATGNAEKITSLHRRRGFQIGRFTSVSKRLDEYEKSTQPIKAQLTAYMTMLDDAWKQYRLLQEELEDLGEMDDARVSEVTDTYDDLLVRIHTLMDDTPASSSKSQGSESSNVAEPTSLKLPEIRIPTFDGTLENWQSFYDSFSSTIDRNKQLTPIQKFYHLRSALTGRAARSIQSLAITESNYAIAVDVLKEKFDCHRQICMRHLDLLVDYPKIVKETPEAIDDFLETFKINIQALENLGDPITSDTVLLKLLTSKLPPAIIRKWQCTLPDKKLPSYKHLIDFLQTRTNGDRTSSAVTATKRASEPPNRQRPSAPRSHAFTTTLESSVCPECRRQHELRNCDVFKAKSPKERLDTAKRASLCTNCLGKGHALNQCSAGSCRICRQRHHTYVHQEHGHSRLRTRVSRTPSGRSSSDRTSNGRSPPSSPTPRSSHRSRLASASPRTSPRTSPRTSPRTSPKRGSRSSRTTASGSNTSPSLKQLGEPXRPQTALLGTEPPKTDSLTSPPSGSLHHDLLVTAQVNILDNRTQPFRCRALLDTGASMNFITERLANSLRLNQRKCSVPIGTLNTLSTTSKRYITATITYVDGTYERTWTFLIIPTISTSIPDQPVDRSTIQIPRNLRLADPRFHRPAPIDVLLSAGPTLASLCVGQLDISQANGTDLRLQKTRFGWVIGGSPASQPPAHAFHASTTALQADLARFWEIDEGPTTAHISEAERQCEEHFRNHVQRTHEGRYMVALPFNETTPSLGSSRAMAMKRLTSLCRRFQRDKRFEADYHAVMQEYLALGHMTKVTSGYCTDDGYFLPHHGVIKESSQTTKLRVVFDGSAPTTTGVSLNDVLHTGPKLQDDLFLILLRFRSHQYVITGNVEKMYRQFLVRPEDRKFQQILWRNADGEVDTYQLNTVTFGLSAAPYLAIRCLKQLADDEGHRYPRAATVLQRDFYVDDVLTGVDTRVEAQSLRTELTELLKLAGLNIRKWASNDRELLRGLPETDINHKLLLGESQTFKTLGVVWNSFDDSILYSVKINNADSRITKRTISSEIAKIYDPLGLLAPVIVRAKMLLQRLWTLKIDWDESLPADVHTEWSKYYAQLPLLNNVEFPRKTIINPAAEIELHGFCDASERAYGACVYLRTITLDGHVCTRLLTAKSKVAPLKSLTIPRLELSGALLLASLANTVLQALTINIARTVYWTDSTIVLHWINTSPHTLKTFVANRVTEIQRKTHASDWRHTPTTDNPADLISRGQLPEDFLKPTIWQHGPEWLQQPEEYWPAWNPVPLNETPEQKKATYEIRALRTDRNSAVKGKLQRLNPFLDKDGMLRVGGRLSHSPMPFHQKHPIILPKSSVTALIIEHEHLLNLHSGTQATLYALRRSYWPIDGRSQVWSTLKKCVRCCRANPPPVDYIMGDLPAARITESRPFTNVGIDYCGPFYIKERRDRNRRKIKGHAIQPSLLLATHSETQTTFLAPVASRVSQRATHPEQMEQGQSRHTRRHHRPSQRRQRPPDAMAIGQNHQGPTRRGRHHTHGYRSNSDEYPRTEHQADGTTTEQNDSRRLRTNQQPEV